In Methylotenera sp. L2L1, the following proteins share a genomic window:
- the xerD gene encoding site-specific tyrosine recombinase XerD, which translates to MSERTLAPDDAAQIDVFIDHLWLEDGLSKNTLESYRLDLTSFAGWVFTQNKQLLTVDKADVQQYLAVRFPLSKPRSISRLIASLRRFYRHCLRENTISDDPTVQIESPKLPRSLPKSLNEEEVEALLNAPNLSEPAGLRDKAMLELLYACGLRVSELVSIKTTEVSLSDSVVRVTGKGSKTRLVPMGENAVEWISRYLKDARREIMQNRLCDALFVTNRGDAMTRQAFWYMIKRYALLAGITKHMSPHVLRHAFATHLLNHGADLRVVQMLLGHSDISTTQIYTHVARERLKRLHSVHHPRGKFSWE; encoded by the coding sequence ATGAGTGAGCGCACGCTTGCGCCTGATGATGCAGCGCAAATTGATGTTTTTATTGACCATCTCTGGTTGGAAGATGGTTTGTCTAAAAATACACTGGAAAGCTATCGGCTAGACCTCACTTCGTTTGCGGGTTGGGTATTCACACAAAATAAACAGTTGTTAACTGTAGATAAAGCAGATGTTCAGCAATATCTAGCGGTTAGATTTCCACTAAGTAAACCGCGCAGTATTAGTCGCCTAATCGCCAGTTTAAGACGCTTTTATCGCCACTGCTTACGCGAAAATACAATCAGTGATGACCCTACCGTACAAATTGAGTCACCTAAGTTACCGCGTAGCTTGCCAAAAAGCCTGAATGAAGAAGAGGTGGAGGCCTTACTTAATGCGCCAAACCTGAGTGAGCCAGCGGGGCTGCGAGATAAAGCAATGTTGGAGTTGCTTTATGCCTGTGGCTTGCGTGTGTCGGAGCTGGTTTCAATTAAAACAACGGAAGTGAGTCTTAGTGATAGTGTGGTGCGTGTGACAGGTAAAGGCAGTAAAACACGGTTGGTGCCGATGGGTGAAAACGCAGTAGAGTGGATCTCGCGGTATCTAAAAGATGCGAGGCGTGAAATTATGCAAAACCGTTTATGTGATGCATTGTTTGTTACCAATCGTGGCGATGCAATGACGCGTCAGGCTTTTTGGTACATGATTAAACGTTATGCCTTGTTGGCTGGTATTACCAAGCATATGTCACCACACGTGTTGCGCCATGCATTTGCCACGCATTTGCTCAATCATGGGGCTGATTTAAGGGTGGTGCAGATGCTGTTAGGTCATTCAGATATTTCTACGACGCAGATCTATACGCATGTGGCGCGGGAGCGGTTGAAGCGGTTGCATAGTGTTCACCATCCAAGGGGAAAGTTTTCATGGGAGTGA
- a CDS encoding methylated-DNA--[protein]-cysteine S-methyltransferase, whose translation MKTNPLDVNDDALINAPFGQVYIAVHQQQLMIELLPLSANAQQLPDHDKVTLEKTSTHPLVNIACQQVMQYLQQASVAFGLPANQQGTAFQQRVWQAISAIPCGQTRTYTELAQQIGSGPRAVANACGANQLPLLVPCHRVVAKSGLGGFMQGKRNGLLIKQWLLRHEGVQSFRGCK comes from the coding sequence ATGAAAACCAATCCTCTTGATGTAAATGATGATGCACTCATTAATGCACCGTTTGGTCAGGTGTATATTGCTGTTCATCAGCAACAGTTAATGATTGAGTTGCTCCCACTGTCGGCCAATGCGCAGCAGTTGCCTGACCATGACAAGGTGACGCTAGAAAAAACATCAACACACCCACTTGTGAACATAGCTTGCCAGCAGGTGATGCAATATTTACAGCAAGCTAGTGTAGCGTTCGGCTTACCTGCTAACCAGCAGGGTACTGCATTCCAACAGCGCGTCTGGCAAGCAATATCCGCCATCCCCTGTGGGCAGACTCGTACTTACACGGAGTTAGCTCAACAAATTGGCTCAGGCCCGCGTGCAGTTGCAAACGCTTGTGGCGCCAATCAGTTACCTTTGCTTGTACCATGTCATCGGGTGGTCGCCAAAAGTGGCTTAGGTGGCTTTATGCAAGGTAAGCGTAATGGCTTGCTGATTAAGCAGTGGCTGTTGCGGCATGAGGGTGTACAGTCATTCAGAGGTTGTAAATGA